A genomic segment from Polyangium mundeleinium encodes:
- a CDS encoding carboxylate-amine ligase, with protein MSTTVQGLLDGQFTLGIEEEFQIVHPETRELRSYVSQLLEGGKHSVLRERVRPEMHQSVVETGTGICRDIRQARQEICELRGELSALAGKHGLRIVAAGTHPFSDWKKQEITDGERYKVIVEDLQDVARANLIFGLHVHVGIKDKEVAMALANQVRYFLPHLLALSTSSPFWLGRSTGLKSIRSEIFKRFPRTGIPGHFDSYAQFQSYVDLLVKTGCIDNAKKIWWDVRAHPFFDTVEVRICDMTTRIDDTVALTALIQALMGKLYLLYRKNMGFREYARELIEENKWRALRYGIDGQLIDFGKQEQLPVRVLIGELLDFVEEAAAIFKSEADLDRVRGILREGTSADKQLAVFQKTQSVQAIVDHLIEQTAMGA; from the coding sequence ATGAGCACCACGGTCCAGGGTCTGCTCGACGGTCAATTCACGCTCGGCATCGAGGAAGAGTTTCAGATCGTCCACCCCGAGACGCGCGAGCTCCGCTCGTACGTGAGTCAGCTCCTCGAGGGCGGGAAACACTCGGTCCTGCGCGAGCGCGTGCGGCCCGAGATGCACCAGTCCGTCGTCGAGACGGGCACGGGCATCTGCCGCGACATCCGGCAGGCGCGCCAGGAAATCTGCGAACTGCGTGGGGAGCTCAGTGCGCTCGCGGGCAAACACGGCCTCCGGATCGTCGCGGCCGGCACGCACCCGTTCAGCGACTGGAAGAAGCAGGAGATCACCGACGGCGAGCGCTACAAGGTGATCGTCGAGGACCTGCAGGACGTCGCGCGCGCGAACCTGATCTTCGGCCTCCACGTCCACGTCGGCATCAAGGACAAGGAGGTCGCGATGGCGCTCGCGAACCAGGTCCGTTACTTCCTGCCGCACCTCCTCGCGCTCTCGACGAGCTCGCCGTTCTGGCTTGGTCGCTCGACGGGCCTGAAGAGCATCCGCAGCGAGATCTTCAAGCGCTTCCCGCGCACGGGCATCCCGGGCCACTTCGACTCGTACGCGCAGTTCCAGTCGTACGTCGATCTGCTCGTGAAGACGGGCTGTATCGACAACGCGAAGAAGATCTGGTGGGACGTCCGCGCCCATCCGTTCTTCGACACGGTCGAGGTGCGCATCTGCGACATGACGACGCGCATCGACGACACCGTCGCGCTGACGGCGCTCATCCAGGCGCTCATGGGCAAGCTCTATCTGCTCTACCGGAAGAACATGGGCTTCCGCGAGTACGCGCGCGAGCTCATCGAGGAGAACAAGTGGCGCGCGCTGCGCTACGGCATCGACGGCCAGCTCATCGATTTCGGCAAGCAGGAGCAACTGCCCGTGCGCGTGCTCATCGGCGAGTTGCTCGACTTCGTCGAGGAGGCCGCGGCCATCTTCAAGTCCGAGGCCGATCTCGACCGCGTCCGCGGCATCCTCCGGGAGGGGACGAGCGCGGACAAACAGCTCGCCGTCTTCCAGAAGACGCAGAGCGTGCAGGCGATCGTCGATCACCTGATCGAGCAGACCGCGATGGGTGCCTGA
- a CDS encoding ATP-grasp domain-containing protein has product MTERIGILAGWEQSFPQAFIDRCNRVPGIHAEFAKIGGTPERFVSPYRVLVDRISQEVKHYRFYLKAAALGGAYVINDPLWWSADDKFFGYSLASRLGVATPRTVMLPQKDYIPAIDKNRSLRNLEFPLNWEAIVDYVKFPAILKPADGGGWKDVTVVRTPGDLLRAYNDSNLNVMTLQEFIDFDDYARCICIGRERVLTIQYDPKQIGPTGLRGRYIFRDQERWLPQDLHDRIVNDALRLNHALGYDMNSVEFAIKDGVPYAIDFTNPAPDMHIEHLGERFFDTVTDWMVDFCVRAAKEGRTIRDRYAWSKMAAEVEPIRWDRST; this is encoded by the coding sequence ATGACGGAGCGGATCGGCATTCTCGCTGGCTGGGAGCAGTCCTTCCCCCAGGCGTTCATCGATCGGTGCAACCGGGTCCCGGGCATCCACGCGGAGTTCGCGAAGATCGGAGGGACGCCGGAGCGCTTCGTCTCTCCGTACCGCGTCCTCGTCGACCGCATCAGCCAGGAGGTCAAGCACTACCGCTTCTACCTCAAGGCCGCGGCGCTCGGCGGCGCGTACGTCATCAACGACCCCCTCTGGTGGAGCGCCGACGACAAGTTCTTCGGCTACTCGCTCGCCTCGCGCCTCGGCGTCGCCACGCCGCGCACGGTGATGCTCCCGCAGAAGGACTACATCCCCGCGATCGACAAGAACCGCTCGCTGCGCAACCTCGAGTTCCCGCTGAACTGGGAGGCGATCGTCGACTACGTGAAGTTCCCCGCGATCCTCAAGCCCGCCGACGGCGGCGGCTGGAAGGACGTGACGGTCGTGCGCACGCCGGGGGATCTGCTCCGCGCCTACAACGACTCGAACCTCAACGTGATGACGCTGCAGGAGTTCATCGACTTCGACGACTACGCGCGCTGTATCTGCATCGGCCGCGAGCGTGTCCTCACGATCCAGTACGACCCGAAGCAGATCGGCCCGACCGGGCTCCGCGGTCGTTACATCTTCCGCGACCAGGAGCGCTGGCTGCCGCAGGACCTGCACGACCGCATCGTCAACGACGCGCTGCGCCTGAACCACGCGCTCGGCTACGACATGAACTCGGTCGAGTTCGCCATCAAGGACGGCGTCCCTTACGCGATCGACTTCACGAACCCCGCGCCCGACATGCACATCGAGCATCTCGGCGAGCGCTTCTTCGACACGGTCACCGACTGGATGGTCGACTTCTGCGTCCGCGCCGCCAAGGAAGGCCGCACGATCCGCGACCGTTACGCCTGGAGCAAGATGGCGGCCGAAGTCGAACCCATCCGGTGGGATAGAAGCACGTGA
- a CDS encoding exodeoxyribonuclease III yields MKIVSWNVNGLRSVLGKGFCTWLAEERADIVGIQEVRAQEAQLGPCLESIGGAWLRAFSSAERPGYSGVGLLSRLPADRITTSMKDAAFDAEGRVQIARFGRLTLANVYFPNGSGPNRDNSRIPFKLAFYRRLFDVLEPRRRRGDPILVMGDFNTAHREIDLARPKENVKTSGFTSEEREELDRWIRAGYVDTFRAFEPGPGHYSWWSQRFGVRAKNVGWRIDYVLASEGAVKHLKRAFLSPHVTGSDHCPVGVEVEDAIVG; encoded by the coding sequence ATGAAGATCGTGAGCTGGAACGTAAACGGGCTGCGCTCGGTCCTCGGAAAAGGGTTCTGCACGTGGCTCGCGGAAGAGCGGGCTGACATCGTGGGCATCCAGGAGGTGCGCGCGCAGGAGGCGCAGCTCGGGCCGTGCCTGGAGTCGATCGGCGGCGCGTGGCTGCGCGCGTTCTCGTCGGCCGAGCGGCCGGGCTACAGCGGCGTGGGGCTGCTCTCGCGGCTGCCGGCGGATCGGATCACGACATCGATGAAGGACGCAGCGTTCGACGCCGAGGGGCGCGTGCAGATCGCGCGCTTCGGGAGGCTCACGCTGGCGAACGTGTACTTCCCGAACGGCAGCGGGCCAAACCGCGACAACAGCCGCATCCCGTTCAAGCTCGCGTTCTACCGGCGCCTCTTCGACGTGCTCGAGCCGAGGCGGCGCCGTGGTGATCCGATCCTCGTGATGGGCGATTTCAACACGGCCCACCGGGAGATCGATCTCGCGCGGCCGAAGGAAAACGTGAAGACGAGCGGTTTTACCTCGGAGGAGCGTGAGGAGCTCGATCGGTGGATCCGCGCCGGCTACGTGGACACGTTCCGCGCCTTCGAGCCGGGGCCCGGGCACTACTCGTGGTGGAGCCAGCGGTTCGGCGTGCGCGCGAAAAACGTCGGGTGGCGCATCGACTACGTGCTCGCGTCGGAAGGCGCGGTGAAGCACCTCAAGCGCGCGTTCCTCTCGCCTCACGTGACGGGCAGTGATCACTGCCCCGTGGGTGTCGAGGTGGAGGACGCGATCGTGGGCTAG
- a CDS encoding serine/threonine-protein kinase, producing the protein MVPPMQEPELPERLGKYQINRRLAYGGMAEVLLGRLTGTDGFMKEVVVKRVLPQYASNDEFIAMFRDEARITSRLHHGNIVQVVEFAEEGGQYYLVLEYVDGPSLGATLYELRKRGERLSIPEVAHIAVETARGLDYAHHKLGEDGRPLLIVHRDVSPSNILLSREGVVKLADFGIARARERLSPTQGGAGTLKGKFAYMAPETILRGRLDARSDLFSFGVVLFEMLTGRSAFTGETEAHTIQRVTTEDLPPASSQNRAVPPEFDEIVHRLLDRDPDNRPSRGLEIVDAIGKLRLHTSPPPSELLMETIARLFPIHRHEARDRATVRPAKPRVIVVDESRTLRALVRASLGQRYTVIEASTGDEARAAMRGAVPDAIVCQRTLQGMSGLELCHSMRENPRLADVPFILLAADITPELEAEARVIGVQAVLPKRFDPRQLEATLQKILES; encoded by the coding sequence ATGGTTCCTCCGATGCAGGAGCCGGAGCTCCCGGAGCGGCTGGGGAAGTATCAGATCAACCGCAGGCTCGCCTATGGCGGCATGGCCGAGGTGCTCCTCGGCCGCCTCACGGGGACCGACGGCTTCATGAAAGAGGTCGTCGTCAAGCGGGTGCTCCCGCAGTACGCGTCGAACGACGAGTTCATCGCGATGTTCCGCGACGAGGCGCGCATCACGTCGCGCCTTCATCACGGCAACATCGTGCAGGTCGTCGAGTTCGCGGAGGAGGGCGGCCAGTACTACCTCGTCCTCGAGTACGTCGACGGCCCGAGCCTCGGCGCCACGCTCTACGAGCTCCGCAAGCGCGGCGAGCGCCTCAGCATCCCCGAGGTCGCGCACATCGCGGTCGAGACCGCGCGCGGCCTCGACTACGCGCACCACAAGCTCGGCGAGGACGGCCGTCCCTTGCTCATCGTCCATCGCGACGTGAGCCCATCGAACATCCTCCTCTCGCGCGAGGGCGTCGTGAAGCTCGCCGACTTCGGCATCGCGCGCGCACGCGAGCGACTCTCGCCCACGCAGGGCGGCGCAGGCACGCTCAAGGGGAAATTCGCCTACATGGCGCCCGAGACCATCCTGCGCGGCCGCCTCGACGCGCGCTCGGATCTCTTCTCGTTCGGCGTCGTCCTCTTCGAGATGCTCACGGGCAGGAGCGCGTTCACCGGCGAGACCGAGGCGCACACCATCCAGCGCGTCACGACCGAGGACCTGCCACCCGCGTCGAGCCAGAACCGCGCCGTCCCGCCCGAGTTCGACGAGATCGTCCACCGGCTGCTCGATCGCGACCCCGACAACCGCCCCTCGCGTGGACTCGAGATCGTCGACGCGATCGGCAAGCTCCGCCTGCATACCTCGCCGCCGCCGAGCGAGCTGCTCATGGAGACGATCGCGCGCCTCTTCCCGATCCACCGCCACGAGGCGCGGGATCGCGCCACGGTTCGTCCGGCGAAACCACGTGTCATCGTCGTCGATGAGTCGCGCACGCTCCGCGCGCTCGTCCGCGCGAGCCTCGGCCAGCGGTACACTGTCATCGAGGCCTCCACGGGCGACGAGGCGCGTGCCGCGATGCGCGGCGCCGTGCCCGATGCGATCGTCTGTCAACGGACGCTCCAGGGCATGTCGGGGCTCGAGCTCTGCCATTCGATGCGCGAGAACCCGCGCCTCGCCGACGTCCCGTTCATCTTGCTCGCCGCCGACATCACGCCGGAGCTCGAAGCAGAGGCGCGCGTGATCGGCGTGCAAGCGGTGCTGCCGAAGCGCTTCGATCCACGCCAGCTCGAAGCTACGTTGCAGAAGATTCTCGAATCGTGA
- a CDS encoding chemotaxis protein CheB — protein sequence MARVLIVDDSVVMRDIVRAHLAGLALDLEVASNGDDALTRMGTSSQPFDLVITDYAMPNMNGLELARRVKERGGTLAPKVILISANKELRERDLLATGYIDAFFPKPVDGSQLAARVSTILALTIPSAPVVPSSRRVRPVIRVVIADDTEVGRTLLARVLKADPEIDVVGMARDGQGAVDLAVRENPQIILLDAMMPGLDGVAATRRIMALAPTRVVIVSDQQGSRPAAQIFAATEAGALDVIARPSWGDPMGPQAVALRDKIKMLAEIPVVRRWADGPRSVRSRRGGSHRAQNRATVVGICASTGGPAAIAAMLPGLAAATSSVPVLIVQHVLAGFDEALAEWLAEVTQLPVRLATHGMPLRAGVIALAPEGKHLVAQSPLTIGVIEGPPVGNHRPSGTPLFESLARHFGDGALGVMLTGMGNDGVEGLRAIKAAGGSVLVQSPDSCVVSGMPGAAISRGYADAVLSLDELGPEIVERVRAPARSRH from the coding sequence ATGGCACGTGTTCTCATCGTCGACGACTCGGTCGTGATGCGCGACATCGTGCGCGCCCACCTCGCCGGACTCGCGCTCGATCTCGAGGTCGCGAGCAACGGCGACGACGCGCTCACGCGCATGGGCACGTCGAGCCAGCCCTTCGATCTCGTCATCACCGACTACGCGATGCCCAACATGAACGGGCTCGAGCTCGCGCGTCGCGTGAAGGAGAGGGGAGGCACGCTCGCGCCGAAGGTCATCCTCATCAGCGCGAACAAGGAGCTCCGCGAGCGCGATCTTCTGGCCACGGGTTACATCGACGCCTTCTTCCCGAAGCCCGTCGACGGATCGCAGCTCGCCGCGCGTGTCTCCACGATCCTCGCGCTCACGATCCCGTCCGCGCCGGTCGTCCCTTCGAGCCGCAGGGTGCGCCCCGTGATCCGCGTCGTCATTGCTGACGACACCGAGGTCGGCCGCACGCTGCTCGCGCGTGTCCTCAAGGCCGATCCCGAGATCGACGTCGTCGGCATGGCGCGCGACGGCCAGGGCGCGGTGGATCTCGCCGTGCGCGAGAACCCGCAGATCATCCTGCTCGACGCGATGATGCCGGGCCTCGATGGCGTCGCCGCCACCCGCCGCATCATGGCCCTCGCGCCGACCCGCGTCGTCATCGTCTCCGATCAGCAGGGCAGCCGCCCCGCCGCGCAGATCTTCGCCGCGACCGAGGCCGGTGCGCTCGACGTGATCGCGCGGCCGAGCTGGGGTGATCCGATGGGGCCGCAGGCCGTCGCTTTGCGCGACAAGATCAAGATGCTCGCCGAGATCCCCGTGGTTCGTCGCTGGGCCGACGGGCCGCGCTCGGTGCGATCACGCCGTGGCGGCAGCCATCGCGCGCAGAACCGCGCCACGGTCGTCGGCATCTGCGCCTCCACGGGCGGCCCCGCGGCCATCGCCGCGATGTTGCCGGGCCTGGCCGCGGCCACCTCGTCCGTCCCGGTCCTGATCGTGCAGCACGTCCTCGCGGGCTTCGACGAAGCCCTCGCCGAGTGGCTCGCCGAGGTCACGCAGCTCCCCGTTCGCCTCGCCACGCACGGCATGCCCTTGCGCGCCGGCGTCATCGCGCTCGCGCCCGAAGGCAAGCACCTCGTCGCGCAATCGCCGCTCACGATCGGCGTCATCGAGGGCCCGCCCGTCGGCAACCATCGCCCTTCGGGCACGCCGCTCTTCGAATCCCTTGCGCGGCATTTCGGCGACGGCGCGCTCGGCGTGATGCTCACGGGCATGGGCAACGACGGCGTCGAGGGCCTGCGCGCAATCAAAGCGGCCGGCGGAAGTGTGCTCGTCCAGTCGCCGGATTCCTGCGTGGTAAGCGGTATGCCAGGTGCCGCGATTTCTCGCGGATACGCGGATGCCGTTTTGTCCCTCGACGAACTCGGCCCCGAAATCGTCGAGCGCGTCCGTGCCCCGGCGCGCTCGCGTCATTGA
- a CDS encoding response regulator produces the protein MALDDAAFEALCETLRNEAVEQVERIGTALLLVERGAEGSAREQLIDEAFRQAHNMKGAASSLGFAHTARLAHAIESVLASLRAMDHERAPEVFDTLNAGLSTVHHALRVDPNPEPDLVILEAIEGLEAVLLASKPSHALPLPAPPPPPVVRPADGITVATRSRSPQSILRQHRMAAEAPAPAPNVSAGYAEPKTKHSEPPPHPHASVPLVSSHYDGAPIPAGFGPPPPVGFSSPAIGPYGPSTGYVARADLGIPGGITPPPAPVVTPGTSGGNAPGTSAGSPGTSAGAAVAAARSMAQGSERGPNATGQLPKIPNAPAPLRSSTEETLRVSMKKLSALMAQVGELLAARVRTDQRLAELRAVLSAEEERLKAQTAIRAMVRDEAPAKLESWSERLVEVQNEDLEHERLLVRRLREIVRAFEADALQSTILSGQLQEDIRRIQTFPLASVLEPLPRAVRNMAREAGKMVDLVITGAELELDKKVLEELRDPLYHLLRNAIDHGCEHPGARAAASKPSRGTIRIRAEHRGDVVTITVSDDGPGVDIAGVRRAAIASGLASALEAAEMPEHRVLELLFAPGLTTRSEVGELSGRGVGLDAVRTNIERLHGTVTVESRQGVGTSFVIVLPLTIYVVHSLLLRVGEEQFAMPISSIQRILRISATDVLEVERTHAIVVDGRPIALVPLATLLGLPVELPPPPERIPVLVIGIGETRCALAVREIVSDQTVLAKNLEPPLVRVRNIAGATILGDGRVVLMLNPIDLLRSASGRDADRFRALLPRVENRPKPRLLLVDDSFTTRALERSVLEVAGFDVVAVADGNEALSALELETFDIVVSDVSMPEMSGLELCSNIRQNERLRRLPVVLVTSLGSDEDRRAGLAVGADAYIVKSEFDHEVFVKTVNELVGRA, from the coding sequence ATGGCCCTCGACGACGCGGCGTTCGAGGCCCTCTGCGAGACCCTTCGCAACGAGGCCGTCGAGCAGGTCGAGCGCATCGGCACGGCGCTCCTCCTCGTCGAACGCGGCGCCGAGGGCAGCGCGCGTGAGCAGCTCATCGACGAGGCGTTCCGGCAAGCGCACAACATGAAAGGCGCCGCGAGCTCGCTCGGGTTCGCGCACACGGCGCGCCTCGCGCACGCGATCGAGTCGGTCCTCGCCTCGCTCCGCGCGATGGACCACGAGCGCGCGCCCGAGGTCTTCGACACGCTGAACGCGGGCCTCTCGACCGTGCACCACGCGCTGCGCGTGGATCCGAACCCCGAGCCGGATCTCGTCATCCTGGAGGCGATCGAGGGCCTCGAAGCCGTGCTCCTGGCATCAAAACCCTCGCATGCCCTGCCGCTGCCGGCCCCGCCGCCGCCGCCCGTCGTGCGGCCGGCCGACGGCATCACGGTCGCGACGCGATCCCGAAGCCCCCAGTCGATCTTGCGGCAGCACCGGATGGCCGCCGAGGCCCCGGCGCCGGCGCCCAACGTGAGCGCGGGCTACGCCGAGCCGAAGACGAAGCACAGCGAGCCGCCGCCGCATCCGCACGCGAGCGTGCCCCTCGTGTCCTCGCACTACGACGGCGCGCCGATCCCCGCGGGCTTTGGTCCTCCTCCGCCGGTCGGGTTCAGCTCGCCCGCGATCGGCCCGTACGGCCCTTCGACGGGGTACGTCGCGCGCGCGGACCTCGGGATTCCGGGGGGCATCACGCCGCCGCCTGCGCCTGTCGTCACGCCTGGCACCTCGGGCGGCAACGCACCCGGCACGTCCGCGGGCTCGCCCGGCACCTCGGCCGGCGCTGCGGTGGCCGCGGCCCGCTCGATGGCCCAAGGCAGCGAGCGGGGCCCAAATGCGACGGGGCAGCTCCCGAAGATCCCGAACGCTCCCGCGCCGCTACGTTCGAGCACCGAAGAGACGCTTCGCGTCTCCATGAAAAAACTCTCGGCGCTCATGGCGCAGGTCGGCGAGCTCCTCGCCGCGCGCGTGCGCACCGATCAACGCCTCGCCGAGCTCCGCGCCGTCCTCTCCGCCGAGGAAGAGCGCCTCAAGGCGCAGACCGCGATCCGCGCGATGGTGCGCGACGAGGCGCCGGCGAAGCTCGAAAGCTGGTCCGAGCGGCTCGTCGAGGTGCAGAACGAGGACCTCGAACACGAGCGACTCCTCGTGCGCAGGCTGCGCGAGATCGTGCGCGCGTTCGAGGCCGACGCGCTCCAGTCGACGATCCTCTCGGGCCAGCTCCAGGAGGACATCCGCCGCATCCAGACCTTCCCGCTCGCGAGCGTGCTCGAGCCCTTGCCGCGCGCGGTCCGCAACATGGCGCGCGAGGCCGGCAAGATGGTCGACCTCGTCATCACGGGCGCCGAGCTCGAGCTCGACAAGAAGGTCCTCGAAGAGCTACGCGATCCGCTCTACCACCTCCTTCGCAACGCGATCGATCACGGCTGCGAGCACCCGGGCGCCCGCGCCGCTGCGAGCAAACCCTCGCGCGGCACGATCCGCATCCGCGCCGAGCATCGCGGTGACGTCGTCACCATCACGGTGAGCGACGACGGCCCGGGCGTGGACATCGCCGGCGTGCGCCGCGCGGCGATCGCGTCGGGCCTCGCGTCGGCGCTCGAAGCGGCGGAGATGCCCGAGCACCGCGTCCTCGAACTGCTCTTCGCGCCCGGCCTCACGACGCGCTCCGAGGTCGGCGAGCTCTCGGGCCGCGGCGTCGGGCTCGACGCGGTCCGCACCAACATCGAGCGGCTCCACGGCACGGTCACCGTCGAGTCGCGCCAGGGCGTGGGGACCTCCTTCGTCATCGTCCTGCCGCTCACGATCTACGTCGTCCACTCGCTGCTCCTGCGCGTCGGCGAGGAGCAGTTCGCGATGCCAATCTCCTCGATCCAGCGCATCTTGCGCATCAGCGCGACGGACGTGCTGGAGGTCGAGCGCACGCATGCGATCGTCGTCGATGGCCGTCCGATCGCGCTCGTCCCGCTGGCCACGCTCCTCGGCCTTCCGGTCGAGCTTCCTCCGCCGCCCGAGCGCATCCCGGTCCTGGTCATCGGCATCGGCGAGACCCGGTGCGCGCTCGCGGTCCGGGAGATCGTCAGTGATCAGACGGTCCTTGCAAAAAACCTCGAACCGCCGCTGGTTCGTGTACGGAACATCGCAGGTGCGACCATCCTTGGGGACGGCCGTGTCGTGTTGATGTTAAATCCCATCGATCTCCTCCGCTCGGCCTCCGGACGCGACGCCGACCGCTTCCGGGCGCTCCTGCCGAGGGTCGAAAACCGCCCCAAGCCGAGGCTCCTTTTGGTCGACGATTCATTCACCACCCGCGCGCTGGAGCGATCCGTCCTCGAGGTCGCCGGCTTCGACGTCGTCGCGGTCGCAGACGGCAACGAAGCGCTCTCGGCGCTCGAGCTCGAGACCTTCGACATCGTCGTGAGCGACGTTTCGATGCCCGAAATGTCCGGCCTCGAGCTCTGCTCGAACATTCGGCAAAACGAGCGGCTTCGGCGGCTCCCGGTCGTCCTGGTCACGTCGCTCGGCTCCGATGAGGATCGCCGCGCAGGCCTCGCCGTCGGCGCCGACGCCTACATCGTCAAGAGCGAGTTCGATCACGAGGTGTTTGTGAAGACCGTGAACGAGCTCGTGGGGAGGGCCTGA